In one window of Microbacterium dextranolyticum DNA:
- a CDS encoding metallopeptidase family protein, whose protein sequence is MIRRRATSTPRHRPARHGRHGREDRSPVVRPPLLPLETRQERFDFSVGTAAEFLRSAWPELREVRFEVGAMPPASDRDGIPRWSIDTDRKLIVLYRLPIERLGDLHREDDLHRRMAIEGCVFRAAAEYLDRDPWDLGPERFRYF, encoded by the coding sequence ATGATCAGGCGGCGCGCGACGAGCACCCCGCGGCACCGACCGGCGCGGCACGGACGCCACGGGCGCGAGGATCGCAGCCCGGTCGTCCGCCCGCCGTTGCTCCCGCTGGAGACCCGCCAGGAGCGCTTCGACTTCTCGGTCGGCACCGCCGCGGAATTCCTCCGCAGCGCGTGGCCCGAACTGCGCGAGGTGCGCTTCGAGGTCGGCGCCATGCCGCCCGCATCGGATCGTGACGGCATCCCGCGGTGGAGCATCGACACCGACCGCAAGCTCATCGTGCTCTACCGCCTGCCGATCGAACGGCTCGGCGATCTGCACCGCGAGGACGACCTGCACCGTCGGATGGCCATCGAGGGGTGCGTCTTCCGCGCGGCCGCCGAATACCTCGACCGGGATCCGTGGGATCTCGGGCCGGAGCGGTTCCGCTATTTCTGA
- a CDS encoding DUF559 domain-containing protein, with product MSSRPRALPASLGVSFTCAEALAQGVSRRRLRAGDLETPFRGARLIRSEPDPFDAPGGVPYAQDRAIGSELLRRASAYSAVAPAGILFVGAVAFAAHGLPLRSEWKCAALTVGVHPPAHAARAQGVRGVKISRRLVRVVDVGGLPVADAVSAWALSGVSLDLDALTVIGDAIVRVPRDAYGRACPEAQHATIDDLRAAALVPWRRGRENLLDAIELIRVGSMSPLETRFRLAAARAGLPEPELDVEIFDRHGARIGISDAVYRGHRVVVEIEGRQHALNERQWNRDLDKYAALAAAGWEVVRITARHLDGDRPRAVEIVRDALARHPLV from the coding sequence GTGAGCAGCAGACCTCGGGCGTTGCCGGCATCCCTCGGCGTGAGCTTCACCTGCGCGGAGGCCCTCGCGCAGGGCGTCAGCCGGAGAAGGCTGCGCGCCGGCGACCTCGAGACTCCGTTTCGTGGCGCGCGGCTGATCCGTTCTGAACCGGACCCGTTCGACGCGCCGGGCGGTGTTCCGTACGCCCAGGACAGGGCGATCGGAAGCGAGCTTCTGCGCCGGGCATCCGCATACAGCGCCGTCGCGCCCGCGGGGATCCTCTTCGTCGGAGCGGTGGCGTTCGCGGCGCACGGACTGCCGTTGCGCTCTGAATGGAAATGCGCAGCGCTGACCGTCGGCGTACACCCGCCTGCGCATGCGGCTCGTGCGCAGGGCGTGCGCGGGGTCAAGATTTCACGCCGACTTGTTCGCGTTGTCGATGTCGGAGGTCTTCCCGTCGCCGACGCTGTCTCGGCGTGGGCGCTCAGCGGTGTCTCACTCGACCTTGACGCGCTCACTGTCATCGGCGACGCGATCGTGCGGGTGCCCCGCGATGCGTACGGGCGTGCATGTCCGGAAGCGCAGCACGCGACGATCGACGATCTGCGCGCGGCTGCGCTCGTGCCGTGGCGGCGCGGTCGTGAGAACCTGCTCGATGCGATCGAGCTCATTCGCGTCGGGAGCATGTCGCCTCTCGAGACGAGATTTCGACTCGCGGCTGCGCGTGCGGGGCTTCCCGAACCCGAACTCGATGTGGAGATCTTCGACCGGCACGGCGCCAGGATCGGGATCAGCGATGCCGTGTACCGCGGCCACCGTGTCGTGGTCGAGATCGAAGGTCGCCAGCATGCGCTGAACGAGCGTCAATGGAACCGTGACCTCGACAAGTACGCCGCGCTCGCCGCCGCCGGATGGGAGGTCGTCCGCATCACGGCGCGGCATCTCGACGGCGACCGCCCGCGAGCAGTCGAGATCGTGCGGGATGCCCTCGCGAGGCATCCGCTCGTCTGA
- a CDS encoding DUF5719 family protein, translated as MSSSPRTRAIGYVVGALVTAAVVAAAGAVIVFDAPSVTRDVVAVDAQPPAAESVAACVGPLLASGRDSTQAALLTDAAAQAVTSGVASGGSEASTSLTQTDVAAGEGATVVSAPPASDGTRTDLSAAGSARVSAADLSGFAASACMRAQPETWLVGGAATTGAADLVLLANPGDVPALVTLTVYGATGRTAPAAGKGIVVAAHSQRTVALASLALGEENPVVHVVSSQAPVRAALQTSFTRGLVPTGVDQVSAAGAPATTLLIPGVPVVVPPGDAGASNVATSLRLVAPDGAGTATVTVESGAGAVQTQSVPLIAGVPLHLDLGSLPVGTYTVRVAATVPVTGAVWATTGFGQGSDFGWFTPAHLLGEPALVAVAAGPSSRITFAAPDGAAEQVTLSRADGSDARQIPVPAGGSATVPVDADAVYRLSSESGPFAASVSYAANGAIAGYSAQPGDAATSAIVVRPR; from the coding sequence ATGAGCTCGTCCCCCCGCACCCGCGCCATCGGATACGTCGTCGGGGCCCTCGTCACGGCCGCAGTCGTGGCCGCGGCGGGCGCCGTCATCGTGTTCGACGCCCCGAGCGTGACCCGCGACGTCGTCGCGGTCGACGCCCAGCCGCCCGCGGCCGAATCGGTCGCGGCGTGCGTGGGACCGCTTCTCGCGAGCGGCCGCGACTCGACGCAGGCCGCACTGCTGACGGATGCCGCGGCGCAGGCCGTCACATCCGGCGTCGCGTCGGGCGGTTCCGAGGCCTCGACTTCGCTGACGCAGACCGATGTCGCCGCAGGCGAGGGTGCGACGGTGGTGAGCGCGCCACCGGCATCCGACGGCACCCGCACCGATCTGTCCGCTGCCGGCTCGGCGCGTGTCTCGGCGGCCGATCTGAGCGGCTTCGCGGCCTCCGCGTGCATGCGCGCCCAGCCGGAGACCTGGCTCGTGGGAGGTGCGGCGACGACGGGCGCCGCCGACCTGGTGCTGCTCGCCAACCCGGGCGATGTGCCCGCCCTGGTCACTCTCACCGTCTACGGTGCGACGGGGCGCACCGCTCCGGCAGCGGGCAAGGGTATCGTCGTCGCGGCCCACTCGCAGCGCACCGTGGCCCTCGCCTCACTCGCCCTCGGTGAGGAGAATCCGGTCGTGCACGTGGTGTCGTCGCAGGCGCCGGTGCGCGCCGCTCTGCAGACGAGCTTCACGCGCGGCCTCGTACCCACCGGCGTCGACCAGGTCTCGGCGGCCGGTGCGCCCGCGACGACGCTCCTGATCCCGGGTGTGCCGGTCGTCGTTCCGCCGGGTGATGCAGGAGCAAGCAACGTCGCCACGAGCCTGCGCCTGGTCGCGCCGGACGGCGCCGGCACCGCTACCGTGACCGTGGAAAGCGGTGCCGGTGCCGTGCAGACCCAGTCCGTGCCCCTGATCGCGGGCGTCCCCCTGCATCTGGACCTCGGGAGTCTTCCGGTGGGCACGTACACCGTCCGGGTCGCCGCGACGGTGCCTGTGACCGGTGCCGTCTGGGCGACCACCGGCTTCGGGCAGGGCAGCGATTTCGGATGGTTCACGCCGGCGCACCTGCTCGGCGAGCCGGCGCTCGTCGCCGTCGCGGCGGGGCCGTCGTCGAGAATCACGTTCGCAGCTCCCGATGGCGCCGCGGAGCAGGTGACCCTCAGCCGTGCCGACGGAAGCGACGCGCGGCAGATCCCGGTGCCCGCCGGAGGCTCGGCCACGGTACCCGTCGACGCCGACGCGGTCTATCGTCTCTCCTCCGAGTCGGGGCCGTTCGCCGCAAGCGTGTCGTACGCGGCGAACGGTGCGATCGCGGGGTACTCCGCGCAGCCGGGCGACGCTGCGACCTCGGCGATCGTCGTCCGCCCCCGCTGA
- the aqpZ gene encoding aquaporin Z, translating into MSSDPRPDTPIDPTELSHTPAPPASADAPATSTKLIAEAAGTFLLVFGGVGTALFAANNGLAANGFPVGVGYVGVALAFGLTVVAGAYAWGPISGGHFNPAITLGLAAAGRFPWRDALGYIIAQLVGGVLATSVIVLIGLFGPDGWLSKAQSGGFASNGFGAHSPGGFGLGAAIIVEVLLTAVFVLVILGVTHATRGNATTAGLVIGLTLTLIHLISIPIDNTSVNPARSLAAAIYGGPDALAQLWVFLVFPIVGGLIAGFGHRALFERTAR; encoded by the coding sequence ATGAGCAGTGATCCGCGCCCGGACACGCCAATCGATCCCACCGAGCTGTCCCACACGCCGGCGCCGCCGGCGTCGGCCGACGCTCCCGCGACGTCGACCAAACTCATCGCCGAAGCCGCCGGAACGTTCCTGCTCGTCTTCGGCGGCGTCGGCACGGCCCTGTTCGCCGCCAACAACGGCCTGGCCGCGAACGGCTTCCCGGTCGGTGTGGGGTATGTGGGCGTGGCGCTCGCGTTCGGCCTCACCGTCGTCGCCGGCGCGTACGCGTGGGGGCCCATCTCGGGCGGCCATTTCAACCCCGCGATCACGCTGGGCCTCGCCGCGGCGGGCCGCTTCCCCTGGCGGGACGCACTCGGCTACATCATCGCCCAGCTCGTGGGCGGCGTCCTCGCCACGAGCGTCATCGTGCTGATCGGGCTGTTCGGTCCCGACGGATGGCTCTCGAAGGCACAGTCCGGCGGATTCGCCAGCAACGGGTTCGGGGCGCACTCCCCCGGCGGGTTCGGGCTCGGCGCGGCGATCATCGTCGAGGTGCTCCTGACCGCCGTGTTCGTCCTCGTGATCCTCGGCGTGACGCACGCGACCCGCGGCAACGCGACCACCGCCGGCCTCGTGATCGGCCTGACTCTGACTCTCATCCACCTGATCTCGATCCCGATCGACAACACCTCGGTCAACCCGGCACGCTCGCTCGCCGCCGCGATCTACGGCGGACCCGACGCGCTGGCTCAGCTGTGGGTGTTCCTCGTCTTCCCGATCGTGGGCGGACTCATCGCGGGCTTCGGGCACCGCGCTCTCTTCGAGCGCACCGCTCGCTGA
- a CDS encoding DUF3499 family protein produces the protein MRTRLCSKVGCAREAVTTLTYDYADQMAAVGPLGAAGDPHAHDLCRIHTERLSVPKGWLVVRHETLRV, from the coding sequence ATGCGAACCAGACTGTGCTCGAAAGTGGGCTGCGCCCGCGAAGCGGTCACGACCCTGACCTACGACTACGCCGACCAGATGGCCGCAGTCGGTCCGCTCGGCGCGGCCGGCGACCCCCACGCCCACGACCTGTGCCGCATCCACACCGAGCGTCTCTCGGTGCCCAAGGGCTGGCTCGTCGTCCGGCACGAGACGCTGCGCGTCTGA
- the mtrB gene encoding MtrAB system histidine kinase MtrB, producing MWRGVWRDWRSWPRRIAHTWRGSLRFRTLAVTLGLTAFAILGGFVTMALAIQNDLFESRVQQVQEAVGRATASTQRTLYAAQVDGDAAALQALMDTAIGSMTRQAGTDMIAGFRVSNEPSVIAPQDFDGGLDVDMITEGLRTAVQRDADQRWWQSIALPSGDGTVPGIVVGQQLIFPDVGAYEFYFAFDLASEAQTLRFVQVTLWLVGAGLVLLIGAISWVVVRTITVPIAQAAETSALLASGDLGVRLPVRGDDEFATLGRSFNAMADSIESQIKELAELSLVQQRFVSDVSHELRTPLTTIRLASDMLNDQRENFDGTTARAAELLHAQVQRFEVLLTDLLEISRYDAGSVQLENEATSLAHLAEDVIASMQQLSEQHGNDVRLVAPGGYSPVDMDPRRVRRVVRNLLGNAIEHGEGRPIVVTVDSDQNAVAIGVRDFGLGMSAADSERVFDRFWRADPSRKRTIGGTGLGLSIALGDARLHGGTLAVWSELGRGTNFVLTLPRHGQPLGGASPIPVDPGEDGAALDDIGLTQPIAVPPSGGRERTKGAGS from the coding sequence ATGTGGCGCGGCGTGTGGCGCGATTGGCGGTCGTGGCCGCGTCGTATCGCGCACACCTGGCGCGGATCGCTGCGGTTCCGCACCCTCGCGGTCACGCTGGGGCTGACCGCGTTCGCCATCCTGGGCGGGTTCGTGACGATGGCCCTGGCCATCCAGAACGACCTGTTCGAGTCGCGCGTGCAGCAGGTGCAAGAGGCGGTGGGACGGGCGACGGCCTCGACCCAGCGCACCCTCTACGCGGCGCAGGTCGACGGTGATGCTGCCGCCCTCCAGGCGCTCATGGACACCGCGATCGGATCGATGACGCGACAGGCCGGCACCGACATGATCGCCGGCTTCCGGGTGTCGAACGAGCCCTCCGTGATCGCGCCGCAGGACTTCGACGGCGGGCTCGACGTCGACATGATCACCGAGGGGCTCCGCACCGCCGTGCAGCGCGATGCCGATCAGCGCTGGTGGCAGTCCATCGCGCTGCCCTCCGGCGACGGCACGGTGCCCGGCATCGTCGTCGGCCAGCAGCTCATCTTCCCCGACGTGGGTGCGTACGAGTTCTACTTCGCCTTCGACCTCGCCTCCGAGGCGCAGACGCTTCGTTTCGTTCAGGTCACCCTGTGGTTGGTCGGGGCCGGGCTCGTCCTTCTCATCGGGGCGATCTCGTGGGTGGTGGTGCGCACCATCACCGTGCCGATCGCGCAGGCCGCCGAGACGAGCGCCCTGCTGGCATCCGGAGACCTCGGCGTGCGACTGCCGGTGCGCGGCGACGACGAGTTCGCGACGCTCGGCCGCTCGTTCAACGCCATGGCCGACAGCATCGAATCCCAAATCAAAGAGCTCGCCGAACTGTCGCTCGTGCAGCAGCGGTTCGTGTCGGACGTCTCGCACGAGCTGCGCACGCCGCTCACCACCATCCGGCTCGCCAGCGACATGCTCAACGATCAGCGCGAGAACTTCGACGGCACGACGGCCCGGGCCGCCGAACTGCTGCACGCCCAGGTGCAGCGCTTCGAGGTGTTGCTCACCGACCTGCTCGAGATCAGCCGGTACGATGCGGGATCCGTCCAGTTGGAGAACGAGGCGACGAGTCTCGCCCACCTCGCCGAGGATGTCATCGCCTCGATGCAGCAGCTGTCCGAGCAGCACGGCAACGACGTGCGGCTGGTCGCGCCGGGGGGATACTCGCCCGTCGACATGGATCCCCGCCGGGTGCGCCGGGTGGTGCGCAACCTCCTCGGCAACGCCATCGAGCACGGCGAGGGGCGCCCGATCGTCGTCACCGTCGACAGCGACCAGAACGCCGTCGCCATCGGTGTGCGCGACTTCGGGCTGGGTATGAGCGCCGCAGACTCGGAACGCGTCTTCGACCGCTTCTGGCGGGCGGACCCCTCGCGTAAGCGCACGATCGGCGGTACCGGGCTCGGCCTGTCGATCGCCCTCGGTGACGCGCGCCTGCACGGCGGGACGCTCGCGGTCTGGTCGGAGCTGGGCCGCGGCACCAACTTCGTACTGACGCTGCCCCGGCACGGGCAGCCGCTGGGCGGCGCCTCGCCGATCCCGGTCGACCCGGGCGAGGACGGTGCGGCGCTCGACGACATCGGGCTGACCCAGCCGATCGCCGTTCCGCCCTCGGGCGGCCGCGAGCGCACGAAGGGAGCGGGGTCATGA
- a CDS encoding Fur family transcriptional regulator, whose amino-acid sequence MHDVSISEPAAEALRRAGLRVTRSRTAVYDVLRDAPHASADEVFSRIAERMPGTNRQSVYNALGDFADAGIARRIEPAGRPMLFELRIDDNHHHLVCTSCGAVVDVDCAVGAAPCLEPSDTHGFTVASAEVTYWGICADCAAEPHAATAAPGTA is encoded by the coding sequence ATGCACGACGTCAGCATCTCCGAACCCGCAGCCGAGGCGCTGCGACGGGCGGGGCTGCGCGTGACCCGGTCGCGCACGGCGGTCTACGACGTCCTGCGGGATGCCCCGCATGCAAGCGCCGACGAGGTGTTCTCGCGCATCGCGGAGAGGATGCCCGGCACCAATCGCCAGTCGGTCTACAACGCCCTCGGGGACTTCGCCGACGCCGGCATCGCGCGGCGCATCGAGCCGGCGGGGCGTCCGATGCTCTTCGAGCTGCGAATCGACGACAACCATCACCACCTCGTCTGCACGTCGTGCGGCGCGGTGGTCGATGTCGACTGCGCCGTCGGCGCCGCACCCTGCCTCGAGCCCTCCGACACGCACGGTTTCACGGTCGCGTCCGCCGAGGTCACGTACTGGGGCATCTGCGCCGATTGCGCGGCCGAGCCTCACGCTGCGACCGCCGCGCCCGGAACCGCGTGA
- the katG gene encoding catalase/peroxidase HPI, with the protein MTEHDPSTAGIGEDVTDIDQSVTVSDTDEARAEEAATCPVIHAQPHPTSGSANRVWWPNQLNLKILAKNAPARNPLAPDFDYAAAFATLDLDAVKKDIADLLTTSQDWWPADFGNYGPLMVRMAWHSAGTYRVTDGRGGAGAGMQRFAPLNSWPDNVGLDKARRLLWPVKKKYGQAISWADLMILTGNVALETMGFETFGFAGGRQDVWESDDDVYWGPETTWLGDERYSGDRELERPLAAVQMGLIYVNPEGPNGNPDPLASARDIRETFARMAMDDEETVALIAGGHTFGKTHGAAPDSNLEGNPEAAGLEMQGLGWKNNNGTGKGDDQITSGLEVTWTYHPTRWDNEFFHILYAYEWELFQSAAGANQWRPSNGGGADMVPLAHSNGRREPRMLTSDLALRVDPAYDTISRKFKDDPEAFSKAFARAWFKLTHRDMGPLARYLGPEVPAEELLWQDPVPAPAETQITAADAAELKKRVLASGLTVSELVATTWAAASSFRGSDKRGGVNGARIRLAPQKDWTVNNPAQLQKVLSVLEQIKAEFDASGVTVSLADLIVLAGNAAVEKAAADAGVDVEVTFHPGRTDATQEQTDVESFGYLEPAADGFRNYQGPLAPMPAEYHLVDKANLLTLTAPEMTVLVGGLRVLGANWDGSDHGVFTDRVGVLTNDFFVNLLDLGTTWKPLDPGSHAFRGAKDGSGQPVGIGTRVDLLFGSNSELRALAEVYASDDAQEKFVRDFAAAWGKVTELDRFDLHR; encoded by the coding sequence ATGACCGAGCACGACCCGAGCACCGCCGGTATCGGTGAGGATGTCACCGACATCGACCAGTCCGTCACCGTCAGCGACACCGATGAGGCCCGCGCCGAAGAGGCGGCGACCTGCCCCGTCATCCACGCGCAGCCGCACCCCACGAGCGGTTCGGCGAACCGCGTGTGGTGGCCGAACCAGCTGAACCTGAAGATCCTCGCGAAGAACGCTCCGGCGCGGAACCCGCTGGCCCCCGACTTCGACTACGCGGCCGCCTTCGCCACGCTCGACCTCGACGCCGTCAAGAAGGACATCGCCGACCTGCTCACCACGAGCCAGGACTGGTGGCCGGCCGACTTCGGCAACTACGGCCCCCTCATGGTGCGCATGGCGTGGCACTCGGCGGGCACCTACCGTGTGACCGACGGCCGCGGCGGCGCCGGCGCCGGCATGCAGCGCTTCGCCCCGCTGAACAGCTGGCCCGACAACGTCGGCCTCGACAAGGCGCGACGCCTGCTGTGGCCGGTCAAGAAGAAGTACGGCCAGGCGATCTCGTGGGCCGACCTCATGATCCTCACCGGCAACGTCGCCCTCGAGACGATGGGCTTCGAGACGTTCGGCTTCGCCGGCGGACGCCAGGATGTCTGGGAGTCCGACGACGACGTGTACTGGGGCCCCGAGACGACCTGGCTCGGCGACGAGCGCTACTCGGGCGACCGCGAGCTCGAGCGCCCCCTCGCCGCGGTGCAGATGGGCCTCATCTACGTCAACCCCGAGGGCCCCAACGGCAACCCCGACCCGCTGGCATCGGCGCGCGACATCCGCGAGACGTTCGCCCGCATGGCCATGGACGACGAAGAGACGGTCGCGCTGATCGCCGGCGGTCACACCTTCGGCAAGACCCACGGCGCCGCCCCCGACTCGAACCTCGAGGGCAACCCCGAGGCCGCGGGCCTCGAGATGCAGGGCCTCGGCTGGAAGAACAACAACGGCACCGGCAAGGGCGACGACCAGATCACGTCCGGCCTCGAGGTCACCTGGACCTACCACCCGACGCGCTGGGACAACGAGTTCTTCCACATCCTGTACGCCTACGAGTGGGAGCTCTTCCAGAGCGCCGCGGGCGCCAACCAGTGGCGTCCGAGCAACGGCGGGGGCGCCGACATGGTGCCGCTCGCGCACTCGAACGGTCGTCGCGAGCCGCGCATGCTCACGAGCGACCTGGCCCTCCGCGTCGACCCCGCCTACGACACCATCTCGCGGAAGTTCAAGGACGACCCCGAGGCCTTCTCGAAGGCGTTCGCCCGTGCGTGGTTCAAGCTCACCCACCGTGACATGGGCCCCCTCGCCCGCTACCTCGGACCCGAGGTGCCCGCCGAAGAGCTCCTCTGGCAGGACCCGGTGCCCGCGCCCGCCGAGACGCAGATCACGGCAGCGGATGCCGCCGAGCTGAAGAAGCGCGTGCTGGCGTCGGGCCTCACCGTCTCCGAGCTCGTGGCGACGACGTGGGCCGCGGCATCCTCGTTCCGCGGCAGCGACAAGCGCGGCGGCGTCAACGGTGCACGCATCCGCCTCGCACCGCAGAAGGACTGGACGGTCAACAACCCCGCCCAGCTGCAGAAGGTGCTGTCGGTGCTCGAGCAGATCAAGGCCGAGTTCGACGCGTCGGGTGTGACCGTCTCGCTCGCCGACCTGATCGTGCTCGCCGGCAACGCGGCGGTCGAGAAGGCGGCGGCGGATGCCGGGGTCGATGTCGAGGTGACGTTCCACCCGGGCCGCACCGACGCCACGCAGGAGCAGACCGACGTCGAGTCGTTCGGCTACCTCGAGCCCGCCGCCGACGGTTTCCGCAACTATCAGGGCCCCCTCGCCCCGATGCCCGCCGAGTACCACCTGGTCGACAAGGCGAACCTGCTGACCCTGACCGCGCCCGAGATGACGGTGCTCGTCGGCGGCCTGCGCGTTCTCGGCGCGAACTGGGACGGATCGGACCACGGTGTGTTCACCGACCGGGTGGGTGTGCTCACGAACGATTTCTTCGTGAACCTGCTCGACCTCGGCACGACGTGGAAGCCGCTCGACCCCGGCTCGCACGCCTTCCGCGGTGCGAAGGACGGCTCCGGCCAGCCGGTCGGGATCGGCACCCGGGTCGACCTGCTGTTCGGGTCGAATTCCGAGCTGCGCGCCCTCGCCGAGGTCTACGCCTCGGACGACGCCCAGGAGAAGTTCGTCCGCGACTTCGCCGCGGCGTGGGGCAAGGTCACCGAGCTCGACCGGTTCGACCTGCACCGCTGA
- the mtrA gene encoding MtrAB system response regulator MtrA: MTSRILVVDDDTALAEMIGIVLRTEGFEPVFCADGAAAVDAWRTEHPDLVLLDLMLPGMDGIEICTRIRAESGVPIIMLTARTDTADVVRGLESGADDYIVKPFNPKELVARIRTRLRPGASTESESLRVGDVVVDVAAHEVRRGADAIALTPLEFELLVALASKPQQVFSREMLLEQVWGYHYKADTRLVNVHVQRLRAKVEIDPDNPKIVTTVRGVGYRAGAVV, from the coding sequence ATGACTTCTCGCATCCTGGTTGTCGACGACGACACCGCGCTCGCGGAGATGATCGGTATCGTGTTGCGCACGGAGGGCTTCGAGCCCGTCTTCTGCGCCGACGGTGCCGCCGCCGTCGACGCGTGGCGTACGGAGCACCCCGATCTTGTCCTGCTCGATCTCATGCTTCCCGGGATGGACGGCATCGAGATCTGCACCCGCATTCGTGCGGAGTCGGGCGTGCCGATCATCATGCTCACCGCCCGCACCGACACCGCCGATGTCGTCCGCGGGCTCGAATCGGGGGCGGACGACTACATCGTCAAGCCGTTCAACCCGAAAGAGCTCGTCGCACGCATCCGTACGCGCCTGCGCCCCGGAGCCTCGACGGAGAGCGAATCGCTGCGTGTGGGCGACGTCGTCGTCGACGTCGCCGCACACGAGGTGCGACGCGGGGCGGATGCCATCGCGCTGACACCGCTCGAGTTCGAGCTGCTCGTGGCTCTGGCATCCAAGCCCCAGCAGGTGTTCTCGCGCGAGATGCTGCTCGAGCAGGTGTGGGGCTACCACTACAAAGCGGACACCCGTCTCGTGAACGTGCACGTGCAGAGACTGCGCGCGAAGGTCGAGATCGATCCCGACAACCCCAAGATCGTCACGACGGTGCGCGGCGTCGGCTACCGCGCCGGCGCGGTCGTCTGA